GTCAGCCAGGAAGAAATCATCGCCGGTATCGCCGAGATCATCGAAGAGGTCACGGGTATCGAGCCGTCGGAGATCACCCCGGAGAAGTCGTTCGTCGACGACCTGGACATCGACTCGCTGTCGATGGTGGAGATCGCCGTGCAGACCGAGGACAAGTACGGCGTGAAGATCCCCGACGAGGACCTCGCCGGTCTGCGCACCGTCGGCGACGTCGTGAACTACATCCAGAAGCTGGAAGAAGAGAACCCCGAAGCCGCCCAGGCGCTGCGGGCCAAGTTCGAGGCAGAGGCTGAGAGCAAGTGACAAAACCTTCCACTGCTAACGGCGGTTACCCCAATGTTGTGGTAACCGCCGTCGAGGCGACGACGTCGATCGCGCCAGACATCGAAAGCACGTGGAAGGGTCTGCTGGCCGGAGAATCCGGCATCCGCGTGCTCGAGGACGAGTTCGTCTCGAAGTGGGACCTGCCGGTGAAGATCGGCGGCCACCTCAAGGAACCCGTCGACGACCACATGGGCCGGCTGGATTTGCGACGCATGTCGTACGTCCAGCGGCTGGCCAAGCACCTCAGCGGCCGGCTGTGGGAATCCGCCGGCAGTCCTGAGGTCGACCCCGACCGGTTCGCGGTCGTGATCGGCACAGGGCTGGGCGGGGCCGAGAAGATCGTCGAAACGTACGACCTGATGAACGAGGGCGGGCCACGGAAGGTGTCTCCGCTCGCCGTGCAGATGATCATGCCGAACGGCGCCGCCGCCGTCGTGGGTCTGCAACTCGGCGCCCGCGCCGGGGTGGTGACCCCGGTGTCTGCGTGTTCGTCGGGCTCGGAGGCAATTGCGCACGCATGGCGACAAATCGTCATGGGCGACGCCGACTTTGCGGTCTGCGGCGGGGTCGAGGGCAACATCGAGGCCCTGCCGATCGCGGCGTTCTCGATGATGCGCGCGATGTCGACCAAG
This genomic stretch from Mycobacterium paraterrae harbors:
- the acpM gene encoding meromycolate extension acyl carrier protein AcpM, with the protein product MSVSQEEIIAGIAEIIEEVTGIEPSEITPEKSFVDDLDIDSLSMVEIAVQTEDKYGVKIPDEDLAGLRTVGDVVNYIQKLEEENPEAAQALRAKFEAEAESK
- the kasA gene encoding 3-oxoacyl-ACP synthase KasA, with protein sequence MTKPSTANGGYPNVVVTAVEATTSIAPDIESTWKGLLAGESGIRVLEDEFVSKWDLPVKIGGHLKEPVDDHMGRLDLRRMSYVQRLAKHLSGRLWESAGSPEVDPDRFAVVIGTGLGGAEKIVETYDLMNEGGPRKVSPLAVQMIMPNGAAAVVGLQLGARAGVVTPVSACSSGSEAIAHAWRQIVMGDADFAVCGGVEGNIEALPIAAFSMMRAMSTKNDDPEGASRPFDKNRDGFVFGEAGAMMIIETEEHAKARGAKPLARLMGAGITSDAFHMVAPAADGVRAGRAMARSLELAGLSPKDVDHINAHATATPIGDTAEANAIRVAGCPEAAVYAPKGALGHSIGAVGALESVLTVLTLRDGVIPPTLNYTTPDPEIDLDVVAGEPRYGEYQYAINNSFGFGGHNVALAFGRY